One Leucobacter muris DNA segment encodes these proteins:
- a CDS encoding membrane dipeptidase: MSTIVVDCLEYSNPSRERFVEWREGGVGCVHVTVAVWETARETLSVLGRWNDLFAENGDLVALATSAQDIRDIVASGRTAVMFGFQNTAPFEDDIRLVRVFHDLGVRIVQLTYNTQNSIAAGCWEDDDAGLSTHVGRQFVRELNEVGMLIDLSHCSERTCLDTIAESSVPVAVTHANPLEFVGSEVELGRRPKSSEVLEQLTARGGVVGLSPYVRMLKNGIRTTEQEFVDMISWTVDRFGVEHVAMGTDFYTGYGVEAVKWWRMGRWGRESPVPIDESAPVVEWPAWFQSPTAFPTLMDSMRRAGFTDHDLGLVMGGNWLRLFDEIFDRPSA, from the coding sequence ATGTCGACTATCGTCGTGGATTGCCTGGAGTACAGCAATCCCTCGCGCGAGCGGTTCGTCGAGTGGCGCGAGGGCGGCGTCGGCTGCGTGCACGTCACCGTCGCGGTCTGGGAGACGGCCCGCGAGACGCTGTCGGTGCTCGGCAGATGGAATGATCTGTTCGCCGAGAACGGCGACCTGGTCGCGCTCGCCACGAGCGCCCAGGACATCCGGGACATCGTGGCCTCGGGGCGCACGGCCGTGATGTTCGGGTTCCAGAACACCGCACCGTTCGAAGACGACATCCGACTCGTCCGCGTCTTCCACGACCTGGGCGTGCGCATCGTGCAGCTCACGTACAATACCCAGAACAGCATCGCCGCGGGCTGCTGGGAGGACGACGACGCCGGCCTCTCCACCCACGTCGGGCGCCAGTTCGTGCGCGAGCTCAACGAGGTGGGCATGCTGATCGACCTCTCCCACTGCTCGGAGCGCACCTGCCTCGACACCATCGCCGAGAGCTCGGTTCCGGTGGCCGTCACGCACGCCAACCCGCTGGAGTTCGTCGGTTCTGAGGTCGAGCTCGGCCGCCGCCCCAAGTCGTCGGAGGTGCTCGAGCAGTTGACCGCGCGTGGCGGCGTGGTGGGGCTCAGCCCCTACGTGCGGATGCTCAAGAACGGCATCCGCACCACGGAGCAGGAGTTCGTGGACATGATCAGCTGGACCGTCGATCGCTTCGGCGTCGAGCACGTGGCGATGGGCACCGACTTCTACACCGGGTACGGAGTGGAGGCCGTGAAGTGGTGGCGCATGGGCCGTTGGGGCCGTGAGAGCCCGGTGCCGATCGATGAGAGCGCGCCTGTCGTGGAGTGGCCCGCGTGGTTCCAGTCGCCGACCGCGTTCCCCACCCTCATGGACAGCATGCGCCGCGCGGGCTTCACCGATCACGATCTCGGTCTGGTGATGGGCGGCAACTGGCTGCGCCTCTTCGACGAGATCTTCGATCGGCCGTCGGCATGA